A genomic stretch from Lysobacter soyae includes:
- a CDS encoding hybrid sensor histidine kinase/response regulator encodes MASTIPHSGRILVVDDQDANLRVVSTLLTRNGYEVATAENGEAMFAACEVQMPDLILLDMLMPMMDGFDVLTRMKQDEALMRVPVICLTAMQDRDLLVRAFEAGAVDYITKPFLAEELLARVSAHVGLKLTRDRLERVASERQSLVNLVAHDLKNPLTSIMFASEVIIHEGCKPERVPRYLEMIHESANDAVVYIRRYLESQDPHNVAMDNAAHTGAGLNDTLDWLRSRYELQCESKGLAMQVVTVPEERTAAVDAMVLRQVCENLITNALKYATEGGELKLTARTGAPGFGVIMAEDRGPGIPSHKQRELFKAFTRLSDDDTHAEMSNGLGLSLARQIISRFGGQLFYEDREGGGSRFVVELPLRA; translated from the coding sequence ATGGCGTCGACGATTCCCCACTCCGGGCGCATCTTGGTCGTGGACGACCAAGACGCAAACCTGCGGGTGGTCTCCACATTGTTGACACGGAATGGCTACGAAGTGGCCACCGCCGAGAACGGCGAAGCCATGTTCGCCGCCTGCGAAGTCCAAATGCCGGACCTGATCCTGCTCGACATGTTGATGCCGATGATGGATGGCTTCGATGTCTTGACGCGCATGAAGCAAGATGAGGCGCTGATGCGAGTGCCTGTCATTTGCCTGACAGCGATGCAGGATCGCGATCTGTTGGTACGCGCCTTCGAGGCCGGCGCCGTGGATTACATCACCAAGCCGTTTCTGGCGGAAGAATTGTTGGCGCGCGTCAGTGCACACGTCGGCCTCAAGTTGACCAGAGACCGCTTGGAGCGCGTGGCTAGCGAACGGCAAAGTCTGGTGAATCTGGTGGCGCATGATCTGAAGAACCCACTGACCAGCATCATGTTTGCCAGTGAAGTGATCATCCACGAGGGCTGCAAGCCCGAGCGCGTGCCGCGCTATCTGGAAATGATTCACGAAAGCGCGAACGATGCCGTGGTCTACATCCGGCGCTATCTCGAATCGCAGGATCCGCACAACGTTGCCATGGACAATGCCGCACATACCGGTGCGGGTTTGAACGATACGCTCGATTGGCTGAGATCGCGCTATGAGCTGCAATGTGAAAGCAAAGGCTTGGCAATGCAGGTGGTCACAGTGCCCGAAGAACGCACGGCGGCCGTGGACGCCATGGTGCTGCGCCAGGTGTGCGAAAACCTCATTACCAATGCGTTGAAATACGCGACCGAAGGGGGCGAGCTCAAACTCACTGCACGTACCGGCGCACCGGGTTTTGGCGTAATCATGGCGGAAGATCGCGGCCCTGGCATTCCTAGCCACAAGCAACGTGAATTGTTCAAAGCGTTCACTCGCTTGTCAGATGACGATACCCATGCAGAGATGTCGAACGGCTTGGGACTGTCATTGGCGCGGCAAATCATTTCGCGCTTCGGCGGACAGTTGTTCTATGAAGATCGCGAAGGCGGCGGGTCGCGGTTTGTGGTGGAGTTGCCGTTGCGGGCATAG
- the hrpB gene encoding ATP-dependent helicase HrpB produces the protein MPHIDPTLPIADVMPDILASLGSHTRLVLEAPPGAGKTTQVPLALLDAAWLEGRQIVMLEPRRVAARAAASFMAKQLGEAPGDRVGYQIRFERKVSASTRILVVTEGLLARMIQEDPMLESVGAIVFDEFHERHLSADLGLALALDVQSGLREDLRIVLMSATLDGEALSTWLDAPRVSSAGRAYPVEIRHVDAQREEKLSQHIRRALADATANMAGDALVFLPGKRDIALTQAVLEQAMPEVDIRALHGDLPVEEQAALLSPSAHARRVVLATNVAESSVTLPGVRIVVDSGLAREPAFNSDTGFTHLETRRISQASADQRAGRAGRVAEGLALRLWPASQRLQSQRTPEILQADLAPLRLELAAWGSDDLRFVTAPPTAAMQNASALLRDLGALDRDQSLTARGRRLLELGLHPRMGAMVLSAQTPTERALACDLIALADARSPLLRPGDAFAERWQALAAFRARGFVDGAHAGALRALDRAAMQWRKRLRVDAGAPNVLPAHALGALLAQAYPDRIARASANDPYRYQLANGQTAKLSEYTQLLGEPWLVINELHYARPDARILSAAPVDEAYLREAFSAQFQEGDEVEWDEARAALVAARIKRFDRIVLSRAPGGQVDAERAQAALVDAVRRLGLAVLPWSDASRQWQARVQLLRKHLPALALPAMDDDSLVADLDDWLAPAFAGKTRLSALDTQALSNALRTRLDWSQQQALDMHAPKQMQVPSGLSRDIHYALDHEGEPEAPVLAVKLQELFGLGDTPTIADGRVSLTLHLLSPGGRPLQVTRDLRGFWDRTYPEVKKEMKGRYPKHPWPDDPWSATATHRAKPRGT, from the coding sequence ATGCCGCACATCGATCCGACATTGCCGATCGCAGATGTGATGCCGGACATCTTGGCGTCTTTGGGAAGCCATACACGCTTGGTGCTGGAGGCGCCCCCCGGCGCAGGCAAAACCACACAGGTGCCGCTGGCCCTATTGGATGCGGCGTGGCTTGAGGGCCGGCAAATTGTGATGCTGGAGCCAAGACGCGTCGCCGCACGTGCGGCGGCAAGCTTCATGGCGAAGCAATTGGGTGAGGCGCCGGGCGATCGCGTCGGCTACCAGATCCGCTTCGAGCGTAAAGTCTCTGCGAGCACGCGCATTTTGGTCGTGACCGAAGGCCTGCTGGCACGCATGATCCAAGAAGACCCCATGCTTGAAAGTGTGGGTGCGATTGTGTTCGACGAATTTCACGAGCGCCACCTCAGCGCCGATTTGGGATTGGCCTTGGCCTTGGATGTGCAATCGGGCTTGCGTGAGGATCTGCGCATTGTGTTGATGTCGGCGACGCTGGACGGGGAAGCACTTTCCACGTGGTTGGACGCACCGCGCGTCAGCAGCGCGGGGCGCGCCTATCCGGTCGAGATCCGCCATGTCGACGCCCAGCGCGAGGAAAAGCTGTCACAGCACATCCGACGCGCGCTCGCCGACGCCACGGCGAACATGGCAGGCGACGCCTTGGTGTTTCTGCCGGGCAAGCGCGATATCGCCTTGACCCAAGCGGTGCTTGAGCAGGCCATGCCGGAGGTCGATATTCGTGCGCTGCACGGCGACCTCCCGGTAGAAGAACAAGCGGCGTTGCTATCGCCGTCCGCACACGCGCGTCGCGTCGTACTCGCCACCAATGTCGCGGAATCGAGCGTCACCTTGCCCGGCGTGCGTATCGTCGTCGATTCCGGCCTCGCACGCGAACCCGCATTCAACAGCGACACCGGCTTCACCCATCTGGAAACGCGACGAATTTCGCAAGCCTCGGCCGACCAACGCGCCGGCCGCGCGGGCCGCGTTGCCGAAGGACTGGCACTGCGCCTTTGGCCGGCATCGCAGCGCCTGCAGTCACAACGCACACCGGAAATCCTGCAGGCGGATCTTGCACCGCTGCGTCTTGAGCTTGCCGCCTGGGGCAGTGACGATTTGCGTTTTGTGACCGCACCGCCCACGGCCGCGATGCAGAACGCCTCGGCCTTGCTGCGCGACCTTGGCGCCTTGGATCGAGATCAGAGCTTGACTGCCCGCGGCCGTCGCCTGCTCGAGCTCGGACTGCATCCACGCATGGGTGCGATGGTGTTATCCGCACAAACCCCCACCGAGCGCGCCCTCGCCTGCGATCTGATCGCCTTGGCCGATGCGCGCTCACCCCTGCTGCGTCCGGGTGATGCTTTCGCAGAACGCTGGCAAGCACTGGCGGCATTTCGCGCAAGAGGATTTGTGGACGGCGCACACGCCGGCGCCTTGCGCGCGTTGGATCGTGCCGCGATGCAATGGCGTAAACGATTGCGCGTCGATGCAGGGGCGCCCAACGTATTGCCTGCGCATGCCTTGGGGGCATTGCTCGCGCAGGCCTATCCCGACCGTATTGCGCGTGCGAGTGCGAACGATCCGTATCGCTACCAATTGGCCAACGGACAAACCGCCAAGTTGTCTGAGTACACGCAGTTGCTTGGCGAGCCTTGGCTCGTCATCAATGAACTGCATTACGCCCGACCCGATGCACGCATCCTGTCGGCGGCGCCGGTGGATGAAGCCTATTTGCGCGAGGCCTTCTCCGCACAATTCCAGGAAGGGGATGAAGTGGAGTGGGACGAAGCGCGTGCCGCCTTGGTGGCCGCACGGATCAAACGCTTCGATCGCATCGTGCTGTCGCGTGCGCCTGGCGGCCAAGTAGATGCCGAGCGCGCGCAGGCTGCCTTGGTGGATGCGGTCCGCCGACTGGGTCTCGCGGTGCTTCCATGGTCTGATGCCAGCCGGCAGTGGCAGGCGAGAGTTCAACTGCTGCGCAAGCATTTGCCGGCATTGGCCTTGCCCGCGATGGATGACGACAGTCTCGTCGCCGACTTGGATGATTGGCTCGCGCCCGCGTTCGCCGGAAAGACGCGATTGTCAGCCTTGGATACGCAGGCGCTGTCGAATGCCTTGCGAACACGCTTGGATTGGTCGCAACAACAGGCGCTCGACATGCATGCGCCGAAGCAAATGCAAGTGCCCTCGGGACTGTCACGCGATATCCATTACGCGCTCGATCACGAGGGTGAACCCGAAGCACCGGTGCTGGCGGTGAAGTTGCAAGAGTTGTTCGGCCTTGGTGATACCCCGACGATTGCCGACGGCCGTGTCAGCTTGACCTTGCATTTGCTCTCGCCCGGCGGTCGGCCGCTACAGGTGACGCGCGACTTGCGCGGTTTCTGGGATCGCACCTATCCGGAAGTGAAAAAAGAGATGAAGGGCCGCTATCCCAAGCACCCCTGGCCGGATGACCCATGGTCCGCAACCGCGACGCACAGGGCCAAACCGCGCGGAACTTGA
- a CDS encoding TatD family hydrolase, which yields MELIDIGANLTHDSFDRDRDAVIQAARAVGVAQMVVTGASREHSPMALELALQYPGMLFATAGVHPHHAVEYTEECDAEMRALQAHAEVVAVGECGLDYFRDFSPRPAQRKAFERQLQIAVDTGKPVFLHQRDAHADFMAIMKQFDGQLSRAVVHCFTATREALYDYLDQDWYVGITGWLCDERRGRHLREMVKDIPADRLMVETDAPYLLPRTLQPMPKDRRNEPRFLPHIVEELARDRGITADQAATDSTRAARTFFGLPALPG from the coding sequence ATGGAATTGATTGATATCGGTGCAAATCTCACCCACGACAGCTTTGATCGCGATCGCGATGCGGTGATTCAAGCGGCGCGCGCGGTCGGCGTGGCGCAAATGGTCGTGACCGGCGCCTCGCGCGAGCATTCGCCGATGGCGCTTGAACTGGCGTTGCAGTATCCCGGCATGTTGTTTGCCACAGCCGGTGTGCATCCGCATCACGCCGTCGAATACACCGAAGAATGCGACGCCGAAATGCGCGCACTGCAGGCGCACGCGGAAGTCGTGGCGGTTGGCGAGTGCGGTCTGGACTACTTCAGGGATTTCTCGCCGCGACCGGCGCAACGCAAAGCGTTCGAACGCCAATTGCAGATCGCCGTCGACACCGGCAAGCCGGTGTTCTTGCACCAACGCGATGCGCATGCGGATTTCATGGCCATCATGAAGCAGTTTGACGGCCAGTTGTCTCGCGCGGTCGTGCACTGTTTCACCGCTACCCGCGAAGCCTTGTATGACTATCTCGATCAGGATTGGTATGTCGGCATCACCGGTTGGTTGTGCGATGAGCGTCGTGGCCGGCATCTGCGCGAGATGGTGAAAGACATTCCGGCAGACCGCTTGATGGTGGAAACGGATGCGCCCTATTTGTTGCCACGTACCTTGCAACCGATGCCGAAGGATCGCCGCAATGAGCCGCGTTTCCTGCCGCATATTGTTGAGGAACTGGCACGCGATCGCGGCATAACGGCGGATCAAGCGGCGACCGATTCGACACGCGCCGCACGTACGTTTTTCGGCTTGCCCGCACTGCCGGGCTGA
- a CDS encoding efflux RND transporter periplasmic adaptor subunit has protein sequence MRVHPISALLVLAIAVSLPACKKDAESKDGKAAAEASASTLAVSTTPVVERDMASGITVSGPVAAVEEMQLGVELSGLRVTGLNVDVGQSVRQGQVLLTLDHRTLDSDLAQARAALREAQTGADLARANLARGQNLAADKYISAMQLDELRAARTQGEARVATARAAFDAASLRRSFADLRAPANGVISKRLVQSGQVVAAGMELMRLIRDGRLEWRADLPASQLAAVKPGDTIRLTSREGVNVDGVVRAVSPGVDATTRTGTVYANLPAPQGLQPGTFLQGHIATGTTRAKVVPASSIVMRDGFPTVFVIENGNKARAIRVEQGQKTGDLVEITRGLETGKAVVTEGAGFLADGDTVRVVAPTTSAAAKPQTAGSQP, from the coding sequence ATGCGCGTTCATCCAATCTCCGCCCTTCTGGTTTTGGCAATCGCCGTGTCGTTGCCCGCGTGCAAAAAAGACGCGGAAAGCAAAGACGGCAAAGCGGCTGCGGAAGCCAGTGCCTCGACCCTCGCCGTGTCCACGACGCCTGTCGTCGAGCGCGACATGGCCAGCGGCATCACGGTCTCGGGACCGGTGGCCGCGGTGGAAGAAATGCAACTCGGCGTCGAGCTCTCGGGCCTGCGCGTAACTGGCTTGAACGTCGACGTCGGCCAAAGCGTGCGCCAAGGCCAAGTGCTGCTGACGCTCGACCATCGCACCTTGGATTCTGATCTCGCGCAAGCGCGCGCCGCATTGCGTGAAGCGCAAACCGGCGCGGACTTGGCACGCGCCAACCTTGCCCGCGGTCAGAACCTTGCGGCCGACAAATACATCTCGGCGATGCAACTGGATGAGCTGCGCGCGGCACGCACCCAAGGCGAAGCCCGCGTCGCCACCGCCCGCGCGGCGTTTGATGCCGCGTCGTTGCGTCGCAGCTTTGCGGATTTGCGTGCGCCGGCCAACGGCGTCATTTCAAAACGCTTGGTGCAATCCGGCCAAGTGGTCGCTGCCGGTATGGAGTTGATGCGTTTGATCCGCGATGGTCGATTGGAATGGCGTGCGGATCTGCCGGCCAGTCAGTTGGCGGCGGTGAAGCCGGGCGACACCATCCGGCTGACCTCGCGTGAGGGTGTCAACGTCGATGGCGTGGTGCGCGCGGTGAGTCCGGGTGTCGATGCGACGACACGCACCGGCACCGTCTATGCCAACCTGCCGGCGCCGCAAGGCCTGCAACCCGGCACCTTCTTGCAAGGCCATATCGCGACCGGCACCACCCGTGCGAAAGTCGTGCCGGCTTCTTCCATTGTCATGCGCGATGGATTCCCGACGGTCTTCGTGATCGAGAACGGCAACAAAGCGCGCGCGATCCGCGTTGAGCAAGGACAAAAAACCGGCGACTTGGTCGAAATCACCCGCGGTCTTGAGACCGGCAAAGCGGTGGTCACCGAAGGTGCCGGCTTCCTCGCCGACGGCGATACGGTCCGTGTTGTCGCGCCGACAACCAGCGCAGCAGCCAAGCCGCAAACGGCAGGGTCGCAACCGTGA